In the Takifugu flavidus isolate HTHZ2018 chromosome 11, ASM371156v2, whole genome shotgun sequence genome, one interval contains:
- the lrit2 gene encoding leucine-rich repeat, immunoglobulin-like domain and transmembrane domain-containing protein 2 isoform X1: MDKICCLLAIILFNLIEADSHCLRGCTCVEDRHGRSLTCMEENAFGAIPQNLPHDLTKIRIEKSHFTEIPRGAFSEIPFLENLWLNFNDITLINSRGLEGLANLTELRLQGNKLRSVPWTAFEDAPALKILDLKHNQLDVLPEHALKFLPGLTYLDLSFNRLTVVSKEVFLNWPLYQRLQRQEERDVSQLGPNIVLALHDNAWLCDCRLRGFVEFVRTLTPPIILMNSYLTCSGPDFRMGKFFHEVELQSCMKPDVTAPTANISLPLGVNATLRCVAKARPNPTVWWTYGLKIIRGFHEYQERVDEDTIRSLLFIPSIHPADRGVYTCTALNFIGNSSASIHLEVHSPGGSQSSRLPGIAALPSSAGDENVYIDVRIAKQMIRGIAIEWYATLDHPAETWFTVHFGYANADKRELIYIGPGINSYSVSDLMPATKYEICVTLKNKPPRPEQCIIFVTGSDITEMEQREKLIHIVVIVLAMVLAVPIGMYACTTDIKFACLEGIMQVWKNRRRENSSPAMEQERQGTFDSLQAASDEGLVAKESSEGRKVRRRSEDKLHKGRADNSRLTAELY, translated from the exons ATGGACAAGATTTGTTGCTTGCTGGCTATAATTTTGTTCAATCTTATTGAAGCTGATTCTCACTGTTTGCGTGGATGCACATGTGTAGAAGACCGTCATGGAAG GTCGCTCACGTGTATGGAAGAAAATGCCTTTGGAGCCATACCGCAAAACCTTCCACACGATTTGACTAAAATACGCATTGAAAAGTCACACTTTACCGAAATCCCCAGAGGCGCATTCTCAGAAATTCCCTTCTTGGAAAACTTGTGGCTAAATTTCAACGACATCACGCTGATAAACTCAAGGGGTCTGGAAGGTCTGGCAAATTTAACCGAGCTCCGTCTGCAGGGGAACAAGCTGCGTTCAGTACCATGGACAGCGTTCGAGGACGCCCCGGCCCTCAAGATTCTGGACCTGAAGCACAATCAGCTGGATGTCCTGCCGGAACATGCGTTAAAGTTTCTGCCAGGTCTGACCTATTTGGATCTATCTTTCAATCGGCTCACGGTTGTATCGAAAGAGGTCTTCCTAAACTGGCCCCTCTACCAAAGActgcagaggcaggaggagagagatgtgAGCCAACTTGGGCCGAACATCGTCTTGGCGCTGCACGACAACGCCTGGCTCTGCGACTGCCGCCTGAGGGGCTTCGTGGAGTTCGTCAGGACCTTAACTCCCCCGATCATACTGATGAACTCCTACTTGACCTGCTCAGGGCCGGACTTTAGGATGGGCAAGTTCTTCCACGAGGTAGAGCTGCAGTCGTGCATGAAGCCCGATGTCACCGCTCCGACGGCCAACATCAGCCTGCCGCTGGGCGTGAACGCTACGCTGCGCTGCGTCGCCAAGGCCAGGCCCAATCCCACAGTGTGGTGGACATATGGTCTGAAGATAATCAGAGGATTTCACG AATATCAAGAGAGAGTGGACGAGGACACCATCAGATCTCTTCTGTTCATcccgtccatccacccagcaGATCGTGGCGTCTACACCTGCACTGCTCTTAACTTCATTGGGAACTCCTCTGCCAGCATCCACCTGGAAGTACACTCTCCCGGGGGCTCCCAGTCATCACGCCTCCCTGGTATTGCAGCTCTCCCCTCTTCTGCTGGTGACGAGAACGTCTACATCGACGTCCGCATCGCCAAGCAGATGATTCGAGGCATCGCCATTGAATGGTACGCGACCTTGGACCACCCAGCTGAGACTTGGTTCACTGTCCACTTTGGCTACGCTAATGCCGATAAGAGAGAACTGATCTACATCGGCCCTGGGATCAACTCCTACTCCGTCTCCGATCTGATGCCTGCTACCAAATATGAAATCTGTGTAACTCTTAAAAACAAGCCACCGCGTCCGGAGCAGTGCATTATATttgtaacaggaagtgacataactgagatggagcagagggagaagctCATTCATATCGTGGTGATAGTCTTGGCCATGGTGTTGGCTGTGCCGATAGGTATGTACGCCTGTACCACCGATATCAAGTTTGCGTGCCTCGAGGGCATCATGCAGGTCTGGAAAAACCGACGGAGGGAAAACTCCTCACCGGCGATGGAGCAGGAGAGACAAGGCACCTTCGACAGCCTGCAGGCTGCCAGCGATGAAGGTCTCGTTGCTAAAGAGTCCAGTGAGggcaggaaggtgaggaggaggtcgGAGGACAAACTGCACAAAGGCAGAGCTGACAACAGCAGACTCACGGCTGAACTGTACTGA
- the lrit2 gene encoding leucine-rich repeat, immunoglobulin-like domain and transmembrane domain-containing protein 2 isoform X2: protein MHMCRRPSWKGNKLRSVPWTAFEDAPALKILDLKHNQLDVLPEHALKFLPGLTYLDLSFNRLTVVSKEVFLNWPLYQRLQRQEERDVSQLGPNIVLALHDNAWLCDCRLRGFVEFVRTLTPPIILMNSYLTCSGPDFRMGKFFHEVELQSCMKPDVTAPTANISLPLGVNATLRCVAKARPNPTVWWTYGLKIIRGFHEYQERVDEDTIRSLLFIPSIHPADRGVYTCTALNFIGNSSASIHLEVHSPGGSQSSRLPGIAALPSSAGDENVYIDVRIAKQMIRGIAIEWYATLDHPAETWFTVHFGYANADKRELIYIGPGINSYSVSDLMPATKYEICVTLKNKPPRPEQCIIFVTGSDITEMEQREKLIHIVVIVLAMVLAVPIGMYACTTDIKFACLEGIMQVWKNRRRENSSPAMEQERQGTFDSLQAASDEGLVAKESSEGRKVRRRSEDKLHKGRADNSRLTAELY from the exons ATGCACATGTGTAGAAGACCGTCATGGAAG GGGAACAAGCTGCGTTCAGTACCATGGACAGCGTTCGAGGACGCCCCGGCCCTCAAGATTCTGGACCTGAAGCACAATCAGCTGGATGTCCTGCCGGAACATGCGTTAAAGTTTCTGCCAGGTCTGACCTATTTGGATCTATCTTTCAATCGGCTCACGGTTGTATCGAAAGAGGTCTTCCTAAACTGGCCCCTCTACCAAAGActgcagaggcaggaggagagagatgtgAGCCAACTTGGGCCGAACATCGTCTTGGCGCTGCACGACAACGCCTGGCTCTGCGACTGCCGCCTGAGGGGCTTCGTGGAGTTCGTCAGGACCTTAACTCCCCCGATCATACTGATGAACTCCTACTTGACCTGCTCAGGGCCGGACTTTAGGATGGGCAAGTTCTTCCACGAGGTAGAGCTGCAGTCGTGCATGAAGCCCGATGTCACCGCTCCGACGGCCAACATCAGCCTGCCGCTGGGCGTGAACGCTACGCTGCGCTGCGTCGCCAAGGCCAGGCCCAATCCCACAGTGTGGTGGACATATGGTCTGAAGATAATCAGAGGATTTCACG AATATCAAGAGAGAGTGGACGAGGACACCATCAGATCTCTTCTGTTCATcccgtccatccacccagcaGATCGTGGCGTCTACACCTGCACTGCTCTTAACTTCATTGGGAACTCCTCTGCCAGCATCCACCTGGAAGTACACTCTCCCGGGGGCTCCCAGTCATCACGCCTCCCTGGTATTGCAGCTCTCCCCTCTTCTGCTGGTGACGAGAACGTCTACATCGACGTCCGCATCGCCAAGCAGATGATTCGAGGCATCGCCATTGAATGGTACGCGACCTTGGACCACCCAGCTGAGACTTGGTTCACTGTCCACTTTGGCTACGCTAATGCCGATAAGAGAGAACTGATCTACATCGGCCCTGGGATCAACTCCTACTCCGTCTCCGATCTGATGCCTGCTACCAAATATGAAATCTGTGTAACTCTTAAAAACAAGCCACCGCGTCCGGAGCAGTGCATTATATttgtaacaggaagtgacataactgagatggagcagagggagaagctCATTCATATCGTGGTGATAGTCTTGGCCATGGTGTTGGCTGTGCCGATAGGTATGTACGCCTGTACCACCGATATCAAGTTTGCGTGCCTCGAGGGCATCATGCAGGTCTGGAAAAACCGACGGAGGGAAAACTCCTCACCGGCGATGGAGCAGGAGAGACAAGGCACCTTCGACAGCCTGCAGGCTGCCAGCGATGAAGGTCTCGTTGCTAAAGAGTCCAGTGAGggcaggaaggtgaggaggaggtcgGAGGACAAACTGCACAAAGGCAGAGCTGACAACAGCAGACTCACGGCTGAACTGTACTGA